The nucleotide window CCGATACAGTCATTGACATCCTCCGACGACAGCCTGTGGCCATCTGGACAAGCCTTCGCGGTGCGGGCTTCTGTGGGCCCGGGCGGTTTCTGGCAAGACATCATGCCACCGACCACGCCCGGGCGGCCACGGGCGATTTCCCGGATCAGGCTTCAGCGCGGTTGCCTTGGTGCAGGCGCTCGGTGACGCGATCGAATGCCCCATCCAGCAGCGCGGGAAGCTCGACCCGGCAACGGCGGATGACTTCGTCGATATCCGGCATCTCCTGTTGACGCGGCGGATGCAGCACAAAATTGACGACGGACTGCGCCAGCCCCAGGCTGCGCGGATGGCCGATGCCAATGCGCAAACGCCAGAATTTCGGCGTCCCCAGCACGGCCTGGATATCGCGCAAGCCATTGTGTCCGGCATGACCGCCGCCGAACTTGAGCTTGACGGCACCGGGCAGCAAATCCAGTTCGTCGTGCAGAACCAGGATTTCCTCGGGCTGCAACTTATAGAATCGCGCCAACGCACCCACCGCCTGGCCGGATTTATTCATGAAGGTAATGGGCTTGGCCAGGATGACCGCCTGCCCAGCATGACGCGCGCGCGCCACCGAGGCAAAGAACGACTTATCCAGCGTAAATCCGGCATGCAGATCATCGGCAAAATGATCGGCCAGCCAAAAGCCTGCGTTATGGCGAGTGGTTTCGTATTCGGGACCGGGATTGCCCAGGCCCACGATGAGACGGATGGGCGTGGTCATCGAAGATAGTCAGGAAAGAATTTGGCGGCCTCCATCATACGACAAAGACCGGCAGGCACAGGCAGCGCGTCGCCCTGCGGATAATAAGCCAATGCCCATGGCTGAAGACAGATTCTGTCACCAGGCACATGGACATTGAAAGGCTTGGTGCCCCAATCAGGCACCAGGCGCAGGCTGAGGATTACTCGGCAGCCGGGGTTTCGGCGGCGTCATCAGCGGCCGCGCCCTTGGGGGCGGCTGCCTGAGCCAGCAGCGGATTGACGTCATCGCCATGCGGCACGAACTTGACACCGATCGGCAGGGTGATGTCGGCCAGATGCACACGCGAATTGCCGATCATATTGCCCAGATTGACTTCGATGAACTGGGGCAGATTGGCCGGCAGGCAGGTGATGCCGAGTTCGGTGGGGCCATGGGTAATGACCTGACCAGCGAGCTTGACGGCAGGGCTTTGATCAGCGTTCAGGTAATGCACGGGGATTTTGGTGTTGACGGCCTGGGAGGCATCAACGCGCTGAAAATCCACATGCAGGACTTGGGCCTTGTAGGGGTGCCATTGCACAGCACGCACCAACACGGGTTCGATCTTGCCGTCCAGGCTCATGTCCAGGATGGAAGCGTGGAATTCTTCCTTGTGCAGGGCATGGTAGATTTCGTTGTGATCGAGCTCGAGGTTGGCGGGGGCGGATTTGCCACCGTAAACGATGGCAGGCACCCGACCGGCGCGGCGCAGGCGGCGGCTCGCACTCGAACCCTGAACGCTACGCGAAGTGGCGGTGAATTTCATGGAAAACTCCGGTATGGGGCCTATGGCCCCTGAATAACGCAGACTACGCTGCAAATCACCCCCCGCCGCGACCAGCAGAGGGCAGAAAAATCAATCGGCGAACAGCGAACTGACGGATTCGGCCGTGGCGATACGCAAGATGGTTTCACCCAGCAGCGAAGCACACGACAGCTGGCGGATCTTGGGGCACTGGCGGGCGGTATCGGACAGCGGGATCGTATCGGTGACGACCAGTTCGTCGAGCGCGGATTCGTTGATGCGCTGTACGGCTTCGCCCGACAGCACCGGGTGGGTGCAATAGGCATAGACCAAGCCCGCGCCACGGTCTTTCAGGGCTTGCGCGGCCTTGCACAAAGTGCCGGCGGTGTCGACCATGTCGTCCATGATCAGGCAGGTACGGCCATTGACATCGCCAATGATGTTCATGACTTCGGAGACATTGGCACGCGGGCGGCGCTTGTCAATGATCGCCAGATCGGATTCCAGCTGTTTGGCCAGCGCACGCGCACGCACCACGCCGCCGATATCCGGCGACACAACCACCAGGTTCTGAAAGTTGCGGCTCCAGATGTCGCCCAGCAAGATCGGACCCGCGTAAATATTGTCCACCGGGATATCGAAGAAACCCTGGATTTGGTCGGCATGCAGATCCATCATCATGATGCGATCGACGCCGACGGACTGCAGCATATTGGCCACGACCTTGGCCGAGATGGAGACCCGCGCCGAGCGCGGCCGACGATCCTGGCGGGCATAGCCGAAATATGGAATGGCGGCGGTGATGTTGCGTGCCGACGCACGGCGCAGCGCATCGACCATCACCATGATTTCCATCAGGTTGTCGTTGGTGGGGGCACAGGTGGGCTGCAGCACGAAAACGTCCTTTCCGCGGACGTTTTCATTGATTTCGACCATGACTTCGCCATCGGAGAAGCGACCGACGGTCATCTTGCCCAGCGACATATCCAGATGATTGACTACATCCACCGCCAGCCTGGGATTGGCTGTACCGGTGAAAATCATGAATCTGTCTTGTGCCATGGTGCCGAGCCAATGTCTCAAATGACAAGGCTGTTGACGATTAGCCCCACACAGGGCATGTTCAACAGCCTGAATTGATGTTTGCGTATAAGCGAATGGCTGGGGAAGAAGGATTCGAACCTTCGCATGCTGGAATCAAAATCCAGTGCCTTAACCAGCTTGGCGATTCCCCAACTAATCCATTACCCAATCCCGCAGTGGATGATCATCCAGCCCCTGGCATAGCCAACTGCCGTTGATGACCACATCGGGTAGGTCATGCATTTTACCGATTATCTGGTTTCTTTGCACCCGGGCAAGCCGCGCATCAGAAAAACCCACAAAAACACAAGACCCCGATCCCGTCATGCGTGCCGCCAGACCTGCCCCACGTAGCGTAGCCAATAACTGGTCTACCATGGGCTGCTGCCGACACACGACTGTTTCCAAGTCGTTGCGGCCAAATAAGCCGCTGTGTTGTGTTTGCCAATCAGCAAAGACCGAGATTTTTACCGATTCTGAATCTCTTGTCAAATCGGGGTCATTAAACACCGCCGCAGTCGAGACCGAAGCATCTGGGTGCATGACCAAATAGGCCTGTGGCGGCAAGGATATCGGGGCCAGATCCTCGCCTATCCCTTGGGCAAATGCGGCCTGTCCAAACACGAAAACGGGCACATCCGCCCCCAGCGGCAAGGCCAGACGCAGCAGCTCGGCGCGCCGCAGGCCAGTGCCCCACAGCCGATTCAGGGCAATCAAGGTGGTGGCCGCATCGCTGGACCCGCCCCCCAGGCCACCACCGGCAGGAATGACCTTGCGGTAACGGATGCGTGCCCCATACCGCGTACCCGTGGCTTGTTGCAGGGCGTGCGCCGCCCGCAAGACCAGATCCTGGGCTGCCGGCAGGCCCGCCAGTCCGTCGCCATCGCGCTGGATACTGCCATCCGGAGTGCGTTCGAAATCCAGGCGATCACACAGATCAATAAATCGAAAAACCGTCTGCAACTGGTGATAGCCATCCGGGCGGCGTCCCACCACGTGCAAAAAAAGATTCAACTTTGCCGGTGCGGGAACATCCAGCAGCGTGGTCAGAGGCAAACCGCCTGCGCCCGGAGGGGCCGATGAGCCAGCCGAAGGGAAATCCACCATCAGGGCCGGTCCATGATCAGTTGCAAACGCCATTGCCCCTGGGCATCCTGACGCAGCAGGCGCACCCGTCCCGGCCCTTGGTCGTCGTAATCGGACAGGCGGATTTCCCAGCCATCCTGCTGCAGGGTGGTCAAGCGGCCCTGGGCGTCACGCTGCATGGCCGTGGCAGGCGACCCAGGGGTGGCCTGGCCCTGAATCCAGTACCGCAGGCCGGTGACCGGCATGGGATAGCCCCAAACCTGGGCCAGCAGCGTATCGGCACTGGCGGCAGACGTTTGACTGCCATCGCTGCGCTCCAGCACCGCTTGACCCGGTATGACCTGTATACGGGCCAGCACACCGCCCAGAGGGCTGCTGAGGTCCAGGCGCAGCACCCGACCATCATCGCGCCAGGAAAACCCGCCTTGGGCGGCATAAGGGGGCTGCGCCATGGGCTGCAGATTGACTGCAAAGCGGCCTACCCGATCAAAGGCCGTCCCCTGGCCCGCGATCCGGCTGGGGGTGGCGCAAGCCGCCAGCCAGAAGGCCAGACACAACACCAGCCACAGCCGAATGACGCGCAGGCCTTGGTAAAGGCTCATGGCAGCGACACGCCCAAGCGCCGCAAGGTGGATTTCAGGGTCTCGTTGTCGGGATCGGCCTTCAGGCCCTCGGCCCAGATCCGACGCGCCTGTTCCGGGCGCTTCAGCATCCACAAGGCTTCGCCCAGATGAGCCGCCACATCGGCAGCCGGCAATTGATCGTAGGAGCGCCGCAAGTATTCCAGCGCCCCTTGATAGTCTTCTGTGCGAAACAGGTACCAGCCCACGCTATCGAGGATAAAGGGATTCTCCGGGTCCAGATCCAGGGCGCGCTCCAGCAGATCCCGGGCCTCGGGCAGATTACGGTTGGTATCGGCATAGGTATAGCCCAGCGAGTTATAGGCGTTGGCATCATCAGGGTCCAGCTCGATGACGCGCTTCATCAGGGTTTCGAATTCGGCGGTCTTGCCCTGCTGATGCAACAACATACCCAGCTCGTATTTGATTTCCGGCATATCCGGCATGGCCAGATCAGCGGCCTTCAGGGTGTCCACTGCCTGGTCCGTGCGCCCTGCCCCCCGATAAATGGACGCCAGCGTCAATTGGATGACGACCCGTTCACGCCGGTCGATGGGCTTGATGGCATCCAGTGTGGCCCGCGCCTTAGGCAGGTCGCCCAGCTTGCCGTACAGCACGGCCTCGTGCGTCCGGGCCTGGAAACGCAGGCTGGACTCGTCGATGGCATGCAACTGGCGGATGGCTTCGGCCAGATCATCCTGGCGCTCGGCGATCTGCACCAACAGCAAGCGAGCATCAGAGACATCGGCCTGGGCGCTGGAGGCCCCTTCGGCCAGCGACCGGCGGCGCTGCTGCTGGATGGTAATGTATTCGTTCAACAGGGATTTCGCGGCGACATAGCGCCCCGCCCGCGCATTGACCTCGGCCTCGGTGTACAGCAAATCGAAATCCTCGGGGGCCTGACGGCGCATATCGCCCAACAGCTTCAGCGCCTCGTCGAACTGCCCCCGCCCCGTCAGGCGGCTGACCAGCAAAAGTTGCAGGCCCCGGTGACCGGGATGGTCGGCCAGATAGCGATAGGTATCACGAATTGCCTCTCGGGGCTCAATGCGCAGACCATATTCCAGGATGCGTTCGGCGGCATCCAGAGAATCAGGCGCCAAGCCTTGGGCGCGATAGGATTCGTCCAGCGCGCGGCGCGGCTCGCCGGCAGCCCAGGCCGTATCGGCCAGGGCGAGGTGCGCGAGCGCCGAAGTATCGATCACCCCCGCCACCGCCTTATCCAGCACATCCAGGGCCAGGCGTTTATCGGTCATCTTGGAGACAATACCGACCGCCTGCGCCACAGCTTGTTCTTTATCGTCTGCCGAATCGATGCGGCGCGCCAAGGTACGCGCCAGGCCATCGGTCTGGCCACTGGAGGCAGACAAGGCCAGCGAGGCGGCAACGGCCTCGGGGTTATCCGGGTTCAATCGGGCCCACTCGCGGGCGGCCTGCAGGGCCAGGGCCAGATTGCGACCCGACATGGACATCTGAAAAGCCCGTTGAGCCAGGCGAGGATCCAGGGTGTCGCGTGCCAACGACAGCAGCCCCTGAGCCGCATCATCGTACTGGCCCTGCTGGGCAGCGAGTTCAGCGACTAAAATACGGTAGAGAAGCTCGGGCGTGAGGCTGACGGCCGGGAGTTCGCCCGGGCGCAAACGGATCGTTTCAACCGCATCTGGCGGCGCAGGCACCGGTGACGCAGCCCATCCCATCTGGGGCAGCGCGGCAAGCGCCAGCACCATAGGCATGACAGAGGCAGAAATTCTCATCGGCGGTAACCAGGGCCGCAACGCGAGAAATGCCCGCGTCTGGTGGCAAAATTGCTTCATCGAAAGAGGATGTTATCACCCCGCCATGCCTGAACTGCCAGAAGTCGAAACCACCCGTCGTGGAATTGCCACGATCATGCCAGGCCGCACACTGCGCCAACTGCTCGTGCACGAGTCCCGATTGCGCTGGCCAATCCCGCCGGATCTGCCCGCTCTGCTGGCCAATCAGGTGGTCTTGGCCTGTGATCGGCGGGGCAAGTACCTATTGATTCAATTCAGTCACGGCACACAAATCGTGCACCTGGGCATGTCGGGGTCATTACGCCGGGTGCCGCTGGATGCGCCCCTGCGCAAGCACGATCATGTGGAATGGATATTCGACGATGCGCGGTTTTTATTGCACGACCCGCGCCGCTTTGGCGCCGTGCTGTGGCATCCGGCCAACGCTGGTCCCATCGACAGCCATCCCTTGCTGGCCAAACTGGGGGTAGAGCCTTTTGATGCAGCATTTACCCCGGCCCTGCTGCACGCCGGGGTCCACACCCGCCAGCAATCCATCAAGCAACTGCTGCTGGCCGGACACCTGGTGGTGGGGGTGGGCAATATCTATGCCTCTGAATCCTTGTATTTGGCCGGTATCGACCCGCGCACACCCGGCAAACGGCTGTCCCGCCCGCGCTGCGCGCGCCTGCACGCTGCGATTCTGCAAACCCTGAGCCAGGCCCTGGAATCCGGCGGCAGCACCCTGCGCGATTATGTCAATGCCCAGGGCACCCCCGGGGCATATTTCACGCTGCACGCTGCGGTGTACGAACGTGCGGGCCAGCCCTGCTCCCATTGCGGGCAAGCCATCCGCCGTATCGTCCAAGGCCAGCGGGCGACCTATTTTTGCCCACACTGCCAAAAACGATGACAACCAGGCTGGCGCACGTCCGCATAACAGGCAAGCACACCGCAGACGGCGCCATTGAGCCACCCTCTTGGGTAGTATCATGGCGCCGTCTTTCCTTTAATTTAGAGCACACTCCATGACGATTCAACGCATTGAACCTGGTGTCCGCATGAGCAACGCCGTCGTCCACGGCAACACCGTCTACCTGGCCGGCCAGACCGGCGAGGGCGAGGATGTCCAGGCCCAGGCGCGCTCTGCCTTGGCGGCAGTGGACGCCCTGCTGGCGCAGGTCGGCAGCCATAAGTCAAAAATCCTGCAGGCCACGATCTGGCTGCGCGACATCGCGGATTTTGCCGCCATGAACACCGTCTGGGAAGCCTGGATCGACCCATCCAATCCTCCTGCCCGCGCCACCGGCGAGGCCCGTCTGGCCGCCCCCGAGCTGAAATTCGAGGTCATCGTCATCGCTGCCCTGGATTGATCCCCAAGGCCCGCGACTTACAAGACTTTGCCTGGATTCATCATCCCCGATGGGTCCAGCGCGTCCTTGACGCGCCGCATCAGCGCCATTTCCACCGGGTCTTTATAGTGCGGCAAAGCATCTCGCTTTAACTGCCCCACTCCGTGTTCGGCGCTGATGGACCCACCCACCGCATGCACGCGGGCATGCACCAGGGCATACACGTCCTCCTGGTGCGCCAACAACTGCCCTTCGGCCCAGTTCGCCCCGCGCGCCACGTTGTAATGCAGGTTTCCATCCCCCAAATGCCCGAAGATCACATTGACGATCCCAGGAAATGCCGCCTGCAGCGCCGCATTGGTCTGTTCAACGAACTCGGCCATGCGCGACACCGGAACGGAAACATCGTGCTTGATGCTTTTGCCGGTTTCCTTCTCGGCCAGGGGGATGCTCTCGCGCAGGTGCCACAGGGCATGGCTTTGGGCCATGGACTCGGCAATCACCGCATCCTGCACCTCGCCCGCCTCGATGGCATCGCCCACGACGACCTCGAAGCGCTCGCGGGCATGCGCCTCGGACTCGCTATCGGAAATTTCCAGCAAGGCATACCAGGGCAAATCCGCTGAAGGGCCGCTGAACGGCAGGCGCTGCTGGGGAAAACAGCGCACGACGGCTTGCAGGCAATTGCCCGCCATCAGTTCAAAGCCGGTCAGGGATGGTCCCAGCCCGGCGCGCGCCCGGCCCAGCACGGCAATCGCGGTTTCGATGGAATCCAGTGCCAACAAAGCCGTGCAACGCGCCACGGGCAAGGGATGGAGCTTCAGCGTAGCCGCCGTGATGATGCCCAGCGTGCCTTCGCTGCCGATGTACAGGTCGCGCAGGTTGTAGCCGGTATTGTCCTTGCGCAGGCCGCGCAGGCCATGCCAGATCTCGCCCTGGGCGGTAACGACCTCCAGCCCCAGGGTGAGTTCACGCATATTGCCGTAACGCAACA belongs to Castellaniella sp. and includes:
- the pth gene encoding aminoacyl-tRNA hydrolase, giving the protein MTTPIRLIVGLGNPGPEYETTRHNAGFWLADHFADDLHAGFTLDKSFFASVARARHAGQAVILAKPITFMNKSGQAVGALARFYKLQPEEILVLHDELDLLPGAVKLKFGGGHAGHNGLRDIQAVLGTPKFWRLRIGIGHPRSLGLAQSVVNFVLHPPRQQEMPDIDEVIRRCRVELPALLDGAFDRVTERLHQGNRAEA
- a CDS encoding 50S ribosomal protein L25/general stress protein Ctc, which codes for MKFTATSRSVQGSSASRRLRRAGRVPAIVYGGKSAPANLELDHNEIYHALHKEEFHASILDMSLDGKIEPVLVRAVQWHPYKAQVLHVDFQRVDASQAVNTKIPVHYLNADQSPAVKLAGQVITHGPTELGITCLPANLPQFIEVNLGNMIGNSRVHLADITLPIGVKFVPHGDDVNPLLAQAAAPKGAAADDAAETPAAE
- a CDS encoding ribose-phosphate pyrophosphokinase; this encodes MAQDRFMIFTGTANPRLAVDVVNHLDMSLGKMTVGRFSDGEVMVEINENVRGKDVFVLQPTCAPTNDNLMEIMVMVDALRRASARNITAAIPYFGYARQDRRPRSARVSISAKVVANMLQSVGVDRIMMMDLHADQIQGFFDIPVDNIYAGPILLGDIWSRNFQNLVVVSPDIGGVVRARALAKQLESDLAIIDKRRPRANVSEVMNIIGDVNGRTCLIMDDMVDTAGTLCKAAQALKDRGAGLVYAYCTHPVLSGEAVQRINESALDELVVTDTIPLSDTARQCPKIRQLSCASLLGETILRIATAESVSSLFAD
- the ispE gene encoding 4-(cytidine 5'-diphospho)-2-C-methyl-D-erythritol kinase, translating into MVDFPSAGSSAPPGAGGLPLTTLLDVPAPAKLNLFLHVVGRRPDGYHQLQTVFRFIDLCDRLDFERTPDGSIQRDGDGLAGLPAAQDLVLRAAHALQQATGTRYGARIRYRKVIPAGGGLGGGSSDAATTLIALNRLWGTGLRRAELLRLALPLGADVPVFVFGQAAFAQGIGEDLAPISLPPQAYLVMHPDASVSTAAVFNDPDLTRDSESVKISVFADWQTQHSGLFGRNDLETVVCRQQPMVDQLLATLRGAGLAARMTGSGSCVFVGFSDARLARVQRNQIIGKMHDLPDVVINGSWLCQGLDDHPLRDWVMD
- the lolB gene encoding lipoprotein insertase outer membrane protein LolB — protein: MSLYQGLRVIRLWLVLCLAFWLAACATPSRIAGQGTAFDRVGRFAVNLQPMAQPPYAAQGGFSWRDDGRVLRLDLSSPLGGVLARIQVIPGQAVLERSDGSQTSAASADTLLAQVWGYPMPVTGLRYWIQGQATPGSPATAMQRDAQGRLTTLQQDGWEIRLSDYDDQGPGRVRLLRQDAQGQWRLQLIMDRP
- a CDS encoding tetratricopeptide repeat protein, encoding MRISASVMPMVLALAALPQMGWAASPVPAPPDAVETIRLRPGELPAVSLTPELLYRILVAELAAQQGQYDDAAQGLLSLARDTLDPRLAQRAFQMSMSGRNLALALQAAREWARLNPDNPEAVAASLALSASSGQTDGLARTLARRIDSADDKEQAVAQAVGIVSKMTDKRLALDVLDKAVAGVIDTSALAHLALADTAWAAGEPRRALDESYRAQGLAPDSLDAAERILEYGLRIEPREAIRDTYRYLADHPGHRGLQLLLVSRLTGRGQFDEALKLLGDMRRQAPEDFDLLYTEAEVNARAGRYVAAKSLLNEYITIQQQRRRSLAEGASSAQADVSDARLLLVQIAERQDDLAEAIRQLHAIDESSLRFQARTHEAVLYGKLGDLPKARATLDAIKPIDRRERVVIQLTLASIYRGAGRTDQAVDTLKAADLAMPDMPEIKYELGMLLHQQGKTAEFETLMKRVIELDPDDANAYNSLGYTYADTNRNLPEARDLLERALDLDPENPFILDSVGWYLFRTEDYQGALEYLRRSYDQLPAADVAAHLGEALWMLKRPEQARRIWAEGLKADPDNETLKSTLRRLGVSLP
- the mutM gene encoding bifunctional DNA-formamidopyrimidine glycosylase/DNA-(apurinic or apyrimidinic site) lyase, encoding MPELPEVETTRRGIATIMPGRTLRQLLVHESRLRWPIPPDLPALLANQVVLACDRRGKYLLIQFSHGTQIVHLGMSGSLRRVPLDAPLRKHDHVEWIFDDARFLLHDPRRFGAVLWHPANAGPIDSHPLLAKLGVEPFDAAFTPALLHAGVHTRQQSIKQLLLAGHLVVGVGNIYASESLYLAGIDPRTPGKRLSRPRCARLHAAILQTLSQALESGGSTLRDYVNAQGTPGAYFTLHAAVYERAGQPCSHCGQAIRRIVQGQRATYFCPHCQKR
- a CDS encoding RidA family protein — its product is MTIQRIEPGVRMSNAVVHGNTVYLAGQTGEGEDVQAQARSALAAVDALLAQVGSHKSKILQATIWLRDIADFAAMNTVWEAWIDPSNPPARATGEARLAAPELKFEVIVIAALD
- a CDS encoding FAD-binding oxidoreductase, producing MEHLDALRAAVGASQVLTGADAQAYEVDWRERYRGRALAVVRPGSTAEVAAVVRYCAHAGLPVIPQGGNTGLCGGATPDDSGQAVIVSLQRLNQIRSIDTDNDTMDVEAGCILQSVQQAARDVGRLFPLSLAAEGSCTIGGNLATNAGGTQVLRYGNMRELTLGLEVVTAQGEIWHGLRGLRKDNTGYNLRDLYIGSEGTLGIITAATLKLHPLPVARCTALLALDSIETAIAVLGRARAGLGPSLTGFELMAGNCLQAVVRCFPQQRLPFSGPSADLPWYALLEISDSESEAHARERFEVVVGDAIEAGEVQDAVIAESMAQSHALWHLRESIPLAEKETGKSIKHDVSVPVSRMAEFVEQTNAALQAAFPGIVNVIFGHLGDGNLHYNVARGANWAEGQLLAHQEDVYALVHARVHAVGGSISAEHGVGQLKRDALPHYKDPVEMALMRRVKDALDPSGMMNPGKVL